The following coding sequences lie in one Lentilactobacillus sp. SPB1-3 genomic window:
- a CDS encoding LLM class flavin-dependent oxidoreductase — translation MIDVDKLQFGLETFGDIVANEDGSLKTAGESIRQIVKEGQLADKLGIDVIGVGEHHRPDYSVSSPEIVLGAIASVTNNIKLATAVTVLSSDDPVRVYERFATLEGLSQGRAQVMLGRGSFTESFPLFGYDLTDYDDLFNEKLEMYSKLIEEKPITWSGKFTETLKNQDVYPKTDYDGLETYIGIGGSPESIIRTAKYGYKVIIAIIGGQADRFVPYVDLYKRAAEQYHMPVQPIAVHSHGFIADDEDEAVEVAWKNIKANFDRIGLTRGWAPMSREQFDGETKVGSFYVGNPEHVAQRIARTIKLLGLGRFDLVYGAGNQTAAQRERMIELYGSKVIPRVKEILSEGE, via the coding sequence ATGATCGACGTAGATAAATTACAATTTGGTTTGGAAACATTTGGAGATATTGTGGCCAATGAAGACGGTAGCCTTAAAACTGCTGGAGAATCAATTCGCCAGATTGTTAAAGAAGGCCAATTGGCAGATAAATTAGGAATCGATGTAATTGGCGTAGGTGAACACCATCGACCTGATTATAGTGTTTCTAGTCCTGAAATCGTATTAGGAGCAATTGCTTCGGTAACTAATAATATCAAATTAGCCACTGCTGTGACTGTCCTTAGTTCAGATGACCCAGTCAGAGTTTATGAACGCTTCGCAACTTTAGAAGGATTGTCACAAGGCCGAGCTCAAGTTATGCTTGGCCGCGGATCATTCACAGAATCATTTCCGTTGTTTGGATATGATTTGACCGATTACGATGATTTATTTAATGAGAAACTTGAAATGTACAGCAAACTCATTGAAGAAAAACCAATCACTTGGTCTGGTAAATTCACTGAAACCCTTAAGAATCAAGATGTATACCCTAAGACTGATTACGATGGTTTAGAAACTTACATTGGTATTGGTGGCTCACCTGAGTCAATCATCAGAACCGCTAAGTATGGCTACAAAGTAATCATTGCCATCATCGGTGGTCAAGCTGATCGCTTTGTACCATACGTTGACCTTTATAAACGAGCAGCTGAGCAATATCACATGCCAGTTCAACCAATTGCGGTTCACTCACATGGATTTATCGCTGATGATGAGGACGAGGCTGTCGAAGTTGCCTGGAAAAACATCAAAGCTAACTTTGACCGAATTGGTCTAACTCGCGGATGGGCACCAATGAGTCGTGAACAATTTGATGGTGAAACCAAAGTTGGTTCATTTTATGTTGGTAACCCAGAACACGTTGCACAACGAATTGCCAGAACAATTAAGTTATTAGGCCTTGGAAGATTTGATCTAGTGTATGGAGCTGGTAATCAA
- a CDS encoding flavodoxin, protein MTSAHVVYATITGNNEDVADIITEHLEDLGIKTTETEISQTDPAVFSDVDICIVCPYTYDEGALPEEGMDFYDDLPDLDLKGKVFGVAGSGDTFYEEFYNLAVDKFTDAFKQTGATQGAESVKINLEPDEDAITRLDQFVDTIVEKTK, encoded by the coding sequence TTGACAAGTGCACACGTAGTTTACGCAACAATCACAGGTAATAACGAAGACGTCGCCGACATCATCACGGAACACCTTGAAGATCTTGGAATTAAGACAACAGAAACTGAAATTTCTCAAACTGATCCTGCTGTTTTTAGCGATGTCGACATTTGTATCGTTTGCCCATATACCTATGACGAAGGTGCCCTTCCTGAAGAAGGAATGGACTTTTATGACGACTTACCAGATCTTGATTTAAAAGGTAAAGTATTCGGAGTTGCTGGTTCTGGAGATACTTTCTACGAAGAATTTTATAACCTAGCTGTTGATAAGTTTACGGACGCTTTTAAACAAACCGGTGCAACTCAAGGTGCCGAAAGCGTCAAGATCAACTTGGAACCTGATGAAGATGCCATTACCAGATTAGATCAATTCGTTGATACTATCGTTGAAAAAACTAAATAG
- the recX gene encoding recombination regulator RecX, whose amino-acid sequence MAATITKIEAQKRKGRYNIYLDGAYAFPVSEDVLIKFQIFKGMEVDDQLQETIKKADQVSKLYSRAIDFLAHNLRTEFEVREKLLTLSEDEDAIKEVIDRLKDQRLVDDQHYAQSYVVTVIRGRKNGPAWIRNHLKTKHIPEAMIDNTLTELFNPELQLEIASEGAVKNIKLKKNDSLKMVQNKTKNLLAQRGFSFDIASQAVQSVDLDEFAERDSEIIDKLAKRYSRKYAKYQGYEREQRLKQALYAKGFSMDDIQGAIERLAE is encoded by the coding sequence ATGGCTGCTACCATAACGAAAATCGAAGCTCAAAAAAGAAAGGGTAGATATAATATTTATCTAGATGGCGCCTATGCCTTTCCAGTGAGTGAAGATGTTTTAATTAAATTTCAAATTTTCAAAGGGATGGAAGTCGATGATCAGCTACAAGAGACAATCAAAAAAGCGGATCAAGTTTCTAAGCTTTACTCCCGCGCCATTGACTTTTTAGCTCATAATCTACGAACCGAATTTGAAGTTCGCGAAAAATTATTAACTTTGTCAGAGGATGAAGATGCTATCAAAGAAGTGATTGATCGACTAAAAGATCAGCGGTTAGTTGATGACCAGCATTATGCCCAGAGTTATGTGGTAACTGTCATTCGTGGTCGTAAAAACGGTCCTGCATGGATTAGAAATCATTTGAAAACCAAGCACATTCCAGAAGCAATGATTGATAACACTTTGACAGAGTTATTCAACCCTGAATTACAGTTGGAAATCGCTTCAGAAGGTGCCGTAAAAAACATTAAGCTTAAGAAAAATGACTCGTTAAAGATGGTGCAAAATAAGACTAAAAATCTATTGGCTCAGCGCGGATTTTCGTTTGATATTGCTAGTCAGGCTGTTCAAAGCGTTGATTTAGATGAATTTGCTGAACGGGACAGTGAAATAATTGATAAACTTGCGAAAAGATATTCTCGTAAATATGCTAAATATCAAGGATACGAGAGAGAACAACGACTGAAGCAAGCACTTTATGCTAAGGGATTTTCAATGGATGATATTCAAGGTGCAATTGAGAGACTAGCTGAATGA
- a CDS encoding DUF402 domain-containing protein: MPRDSKLPREGDFIAIQSYKHDGSLHRIWRDTMVLKTSENSLIGCNNHTLVTEDDGRHWVTREPAIVYFHKKYWFNVVAMIRDDGIAYYCNLASPYVLDKEALKYIDYDLDVKVFPDGKRKLLDVDEYLDFSAKWHYGDEIDRILKRNVRIIVDWINNEQGPFSKEFIAIWYERYLELSRQNNEDRK; this comes from the coding sequence ATGCCACGAGATAGCAAATTACCACGAGAAGGCGACTTCATTGCGATTCAAAGCTATAAGCATGATGGCAGTTTGCATCGTATCTGGCGAGATACGATGGTACTAAAAACTAGTGAAAATTCATTGATAGGCTGTAATAATCATACCTTGGTTACTGAAGATGATGGTCGTCATTGGGTAACTAGGGAACCAGCAATCGTTTATTTTCACAAAAAATATTGGTTCAACGTAGTAGCAATGATTCGTGATGATGGAATTGCTTATTATTGTAATCTAGCGTCACCATATGTATTGGATAAGGAAGCTCTTAAGTATATTGATTATGATTTAGACGTTAAGGTGTTTCCCGATGGTAAGCGGAAATTATTGGATGTTGACGAATACTTAGATTTTTCCGCAAAATGGCATTATGGTGATGAGATTGACCGGATTTTAAAGCGCAATGTGAGAATCATTGTTGATTGGATAAACAATGAACAGGGTCCGTTTTCTAAAGAGTTTATTGCAATTTGGTATGAACGATATTTGGAACTATCTCGTCAGAATAATGAAGACCGTAAATAA
- a CDS encoding AI-2E family transporter: MISKLKSSSLMFWSIEILIVVAIIWGCTQIGFMFTPIAIFISTIFIPLLLAGFLFYMLNPIVNILMKVKLGKKKISRTWAVAIVFILLVAAIVLIASVFIPKLVNQVANLANQLPSVINDSQKLLDKIFKDANSQKLLKQIDFNSITHKFSQNLTTYANGILSGVTNGLGSIISTAANVVIVAITVPIVLFYMLKDGPKLAPTIKKMLPEKHQGQIMDLLSEMSKTISKYISGQMIECLFVGTFTAIGYSIIGMRYAMLLGVIAGICNIIPYVGPYIGIAPALAVSLSTGSWLNVVYNIIVVLIVQQVDGNLVYPNVIGKSLQIHPLTIIVILLAAGNIAGLFGMILAIPLYAVVKVVIVHAYNIFQLRD, encoded by the coding sequence ATGATAAGTAAGTTAAAAAGTTCATCGCTAATGTTTTGGTCAATTGAAATCTTGATTGTGGTAGCAATTATCTGGGGCTGTACCCAAATTGGCTTTATGTTTACCCCAATTGCTATATTTATATCCACCATATTTATTCCACTGTTATTAGCGGGATTCCTATTTTACATGCTTAATCCCATTGTTAATATCTTGATGAAGGTTAAGTTAGGAAAGAAAAAGATTTCGCGGACGTGGGCCGTGGCAATAGTATTCATACTATTAGTTGCCGCTATTGTCTTGATAGCATCAGTGTTTATCCCGAAGTTGGTAAACCAGGTGGCCAATTTGGCTAATCAATTGCCAAGCGTAATTAACGATTCACAAAAATTACTTGATAAGATTTTTAAAGACGCCAATTCACAAAAGTTGTTAAAACAAATTGATTTTAATTCCATTACCCATAAATTTTCTCAGAATCTGACTACATATGCTAACGGCATACTATCCGGCGTTACCAATGGTCTTGGTAGCATAATATCAACTGCCGCAAACGTCGTTATTGTGGCGATTACTGTACCAATTGTGTTGTTTTATATGTTGAAAGATGGCCCTAAATTGGCACCAACAATTAAAAAGATGTTACCTGAAAAACATCAGGGCCAAATTATGGATTTGTTGAGCGAAATGAGCAAAACGATTTCTAAGTATATCAGTGGTCAAATGATCGAATGTTTGTTCGTTGGTACATTTACGGCAATCGGTTATTCAATTATTGGGATGCGGTATGCAATGCTGTTAGGTGTCATCGCCGGAATCTGTAATATTATTCCTTACGTTGGTCCATACATTGGAATCGCACCAGCTTTAGCAGTTTCGTTATCAACTGGTAGTTGGCTGAATGTGGTTTATAACATCATTGTTGTATTGATCGTTCAACAAGTAGATGGTAATTTAGTTTATCCAAATGTTATTGGTAAATCATTACAAATCCATCCGTTGACAATCATTGTTATTTTATTGGCCGCTGGTAATATAGCTGGATTGTTTGGCATGATTTTGGCAATTCCGTTGTATGCTGTGGTTAAGGTTGTCATTGTTCATGCTTATAATATTTTTCAATTACGTGACTAA
- the tagD gene encoding glycerol-3-phosphate cytidylyltransferase, translating into MKKVITYGTFDLLHKGHVRLLKRAKELGDHLTVCLSSDEFNAEKGKKAYTSYEDRKYILEAIKYVDEVIPEKGWDQKISDVVDNDIDTFVMGDDWKGKFDFLKDYCEVIYLPRTEGISTTKIKEDLGLSDSDTWKA; encoded by the coding sequence ATGAAAAAAGTAATTACATATGGAACATTTGATTTGCTCCATAAAGGTCACGTTCGCTTGCTTAAACGAGCAAAGGAACTGGGGGACCATTTAACAGTTTGTCTTTCATCTGATGAGTTTAATGCTGAAAAGGGTAAGAAAGCATACACATCATACGAAGATCGTAAATATATTTTAGAAGCTATTAAATACGTTGATGAAGTAATTCCTGAAAAGGGTTGGGATCAAAAAATTTCTGACGTTGTTGATAATGACATTGATACTTTTGTCATGGGAGACGATTGGAAAGGTAAATTCGATTTCTTAAAGGACTATTGTGAAGTTATTTATCTTCCAAGGACCGAAGGAATTTCAACCACTAAGATCAAGGAAGACCTTGGCTTATCAGATTCAGATACTTGGAAAGCCTAA